The following coding sequences are from one Haemophilus haemolyticus window:
- a CDS encoding CvpA family protein gives MIDYIIIGIIAFSILVSLLRGFVREVLSLGSWVVAFIVASQFYPYLAAYLTQIESMYIRNGTAIGILFVLTLIVGAIVNYVVSQLVDKTGLSGTDRVLGAAFGLVRGALIVAALLFFMDTFTNFEQTDWWKESQLIPHFGFIIEWFFQQLQASSSFLNSTLNQ, from the coding sequence ATGATCGATTACATTATTATTGGCATTATCGCTTTTTCCATTCTTGTCAGTTTATTACGCGGTTTTGTGCGCGAAGTGCTTTCACTCGGTAGCTGGGTTGTAGCATTTATTGTAGCAAGTCAGTTCTATCCTTATCTTGCCGCTTATCTTACGCAAATTGAATCAATGTATATTCGTAATGGAACCGCAATCGGGATTTTATTTGTACTGACTTTAATCGTGGGTGCCATAGTAAATTATGTGGTTAGTCAATTAGTAGATAAGACGGGTTTAAGTGGCACAGATCGTGTGTTAGGTGCGGCTTTTGGTTTAGTGCGCGGTGCACTGATTGTGGCTGCGTTATTATTTTTCATGGATACCTTCACCAATTTTGAACAAACTGATTGGTGGAAAGAATCTCAATTAATACCGCACTTTGGTTTTATTATTGAATGGTTCTTTCAACAACTTCAGGCGAGTTCAAGTTTTTTAAATTCAACGCTTAATCAATAA
- the prfB gene encoding peptide chain release factor 2 (programmed frameshift) yields MFEINPVKNKITDLSDRTSVLRGYLDFDAKVERLEEVNAELEQPDIWNDPDKAQALGKERVSLEQVVNTIKNLEQGLEDVDGLLELAIEAEDEDTFNEAVAELDELEQQLEKLEFRRMFSGEHDACDCYVDLQAGSGGTEAQDWTEMLLRMYLRWAESKGFKTELMEVSDGDVAGLKSATIKVSGEYAFGWLRTETGIHRLVRKSPFDSNNRRHTSFSAAFVYPEIDDDIDIEINPADLRIDVYRASGAGGQHVNKTESAVRITHMPSGIVVQCQNDRSQHKNKDQAMKQLKAKLYELELQKKNADKQAMEDNKSDIGWGSQIRSYVLDDSRIKDLRTGVENRNTQAVLDGDLDRFIEASLKAGF; encoded by the exons ATGTTTGAAATCAATCCTGTAAAAAATAAAATCACCGACTTATCCGACCGCACTTCGGTGCTTCGGGGGTATCTT GACTTCGATGCCAAAGTTGAGCGTTTAGAAGAAGTCAATGCGGAATTAGAACAGCCAGATATTTGGAATGATCCAGATAAAGCCCAAGCGCTTGGTAAAGAACGCGTTTCTTTAGAACAAGTTGTAAATACCATCAAAAATTTAGAACAAGGTTTAGAAGATGTTGATGGATTATTAGAACTTGCCATCGAAGCAGAAGACGAAGATACCTTCAATGAAGCGGTAGCTGAATTAGATGAACTCGAACAACAACTCGAAAAATTAGAGTTCCGTCGAATGTTTAGTGGCGAACATGATGCTTGCGATTGCTATGTGGACTTACAAGCTGGTTCTGGCGGTACGGAAGCTCAAGATTGGACAGAAATGTTGCTCCGTATGTATCTCCGTTGGGCTGAAAGCAAAGGTTTTAAAACAGAACTGATGGAAGTCTCTGACGGTGATGTAGCTGGATTGAAATCGGCAACGATTAAAGTGAGCGGTGAATATGCCTTTGGTTGGTTACGAACAGAAACAGGGATTCATCGTTTAGTGCGTAAAAGTCCATTTGATTCCAATAACCGTCGTCATACATCATTCAGCGCAGCATTTGTCTACCCTGAAATTGATGATGATATTGATATTGAAATCAATCCTGCTGATTTACGTATTGATGTTTATCGTGCATCGGGAGCAGGTGGTCAGCACGTAAACAAAACAGAAAGTGCAGTACGAATTACCCATATGCCAAGTGGCATAGTTGTGCAATGTCAAAATGACCGTTCACAGCACAAGAACAAAGATCAAGCGATGAAACAATTAAAAGCGAAATTGTATGAGCTTGAATTACAGAAGAAAAATGCAGATAAGCAAGCAATGGAAGATAATAAATCTGACATTGGTTGGGGAAGCCAAATTCGCTCTTACGTATTAGACGATTCACGCATTAAAGATTTGCGTACTGGTGTGGAAAACCGTAACACCCAAGCCGTATTAGACGGTGATTTAGATCGATTTATTGAAGCGAGTTTAAAAGCTGGGTTTTAA
- the recJ gene encoding single-stranded-DNA-specific exonuclease RecJ: MKKLIKRREIPIGNSVSNHPLLDRLYRARHIQNTEELDRTLKSMLNPNQLYGIEQAVNLLVKAYQQQQKIVIVGDFDADGATSTALSVLALRQLGFADVDYLVPNRFEQGYGLSIPVAEMAIEKGVQLLMTVDNGVSSFEGVAFLKEKGVRVLVTDHHLPPETLPPADAIVNPNLSQCGFPSKSLAGVGVAFYLMLAVRAKFRELGIFTAETQPNFTDLLDLVALGTVADVVPLDQNNRILAYQGLMRIRARRCRPGIIALAEVANRNVEQFTSSDLGFCIGPRLNAAGRLDNMSIGVELLLVDDMLKARELALDLDQLNQTRKEIEAGMKLEALEICQNLTALFKELPSGITLYQPDWHQGVLGIVSSRIKEQYHRPVVAFAKDSEGILKGSARSIEGLHMRDVLERIHSQHPNMILKFGGHAMAAGLSLREEHFDDFQHVFNQTVADWLDEEHLQGVIWTDGELNSNEFNLETAELIKSAGPWGQAFPEPCFDGEFKILDQRAIGQNKNHLKMLVEPKQGGPLLDAVAFNIDTRLYPDLSIKQARFAYKLDVNEFRGNRNVQLLVEYIEAIDE, translated from the coding sequence GTGAAAAAACTTATCAAACGCCGTGAAATTCCAATTGGAAATTCTGTTTCAAACCATCCGTTATTAGATCGCCTTTATCGCGCACGCCATATTCAAAACACCGAAGAATTAGACCGCACTTTAAAATCAATGCTGAATCCAAATCAGCTATATGGTATTGAGCAAGCCGTAAATTTATTAGTGAAAGCTTACCAACAACAGCAAAAAATAGTGATTGTTGGGGATTTTGATGCTGATGGTGCAACTAGCACAGCATTGAGTGTGCTGGCTTTAAGACAACTTGGTTTTGCTGACGTGGATTATCTTGTACCAAATCGATTTGAACAAGGTTATGGTTTGAGTATTCCTGTGGCTGAAATGGCGATTGAAAAGGGTGTTCAGCTGTTAATGACGGTGGATAATGGTGTTTCGTCTTTTGAAGGCGTTGCATTTTTGAAAGAGAAAGGTGTGCGTGTTTTAGTGACGGATCATCATTTACCACCCGAAACTTTGCCGCCAGCTGATGCCATTGTTAATCCTAATTTAAGTCAGTGTGGTTTTCCTTCAAAATCCTTAGCGGGCGTTGGTGTTGCGTTTTATTTGATGTTAGCCGTACGAGCAAAATTTCGTGAACTCGGTATTTTTACTGCAGAAACACAACCTAATTTTACTGACTTGCTCGATCTAGTGGCATTGGGTACTGTCGCGGATGTTGTACCTTTAGATCAAAATAATCGTATCCTTGCTTATCAAGGTTTAATGCGGATTCGTGCACGGCGTTGTCGTCCTGGTATTATTGCGTTGGCTGAAGTGGCCAACCGCAATGTTGAACAGTTTACTTCAAGTGATCTCGGTTTTTGTATCGGACCTCGTTTAAATGCAGCGGGGCGTTTAGACAATATGTCGATTGGGGTAGAGCTTTTACTGGTGGACGATATGCTAAAAGCCAGAGAATTAGCGTTAGATCTTGACCAACTCAACCAAACGCGTAAAGAAATTGAAGCTGGCATGAAGCTTGAGGCGCTAGAAATTTGCCAAAATCTCACCGCTCTTTTTAAAGAGTTACCTTCGGGGATTACACTTTATCAACCCGATTGGCATCAAGGTGTGTTGGGCATTGTGTCATCTCGGATTAAAGAGCAATATCATCGCCCTGTGGTTGCCTTCGCGAAAGATAGTGAGGGGATTTTGAAAGGTTCTGCTCGTTCTATTGAAGGTTTGCATATGCGTGATGTTTTAGAGCGTATTCATTCGCAACATCCTAATATGATTTTAAAATTTGGTGGCCATGCGATGGCTGCGGGATTAAGCCTCCGAGAAGAACACTTTGACGATTTCCAACATGTTTTTAATCAAACCGTTGCCGATTGGCTTGATGAAGAACATTTACAAGGTGTCATCTGGACCGATGGTGAATTAAATTCAAATGAATTTAATCTTGAAACGGCAGAACTGATAAAATCAGCAGGCCCTTGGGGACAAGCTTTCCCAGAGCCTTGTTTTGATGGCGAATTTAAAATTTTAGACCAACGTGCAATTGGGCAAAATAAAAACCATCTCAAAATGTTAGTAGAGCCAAAACAAGGCGGACCTTTATTAGATGCAGTTGCGTTTAATATTGATACAAGATTGTATCCCGATCTTTCAATTAAACAGGCGAGATTTGCATATAAATTGGATGTTAATGAGTTTCGTGGTAACCGAAATGTACAGCTTTTAGTGGAATATATTGAAGCGATTGATGAGTAA
- a CDS encoding thiol:disulfide interchange protein DsbA/DsbL → MSNILKFYGLLVLGLFGFTLSVLAEVNQKEFSTQNPPHLPSSDVMHFEDGRDYFSYQEPIEQAPRADKKIRIQFFFDYDCRVCSSAQDILELYSQMRTNKVALEQYPIATADSQFSARIFYTLQALSAGELSNVLLFETSEKSRYAELSATNKIQQWAEEQGLDKPLFIQTENSERVKEQIQDAIELTEEYGVFTYPYVVIGGKYVLTASTLYNDDYSVAVLDFLVNKIEQEQK, encoded by the coding sequence ATGAGTAATATTTTGAAATTTTATGGATTATTGGTATTAGGTTTATTTGGGTTTACATTATCGGTTCTAGCCGAGGTAAATCAAAAAGAATTTTCTACTCAAAATCCACCGCACTTACCATCTTCTGATGTCATGCATTTTGAAGATGGGCGGGATTATTTTTCTTATCAAGAGCCTATTGAACAAGCGCCTAGAGCGGATAAAAAAATACGTATTCAATTCTTTTTTGATTACGATTGCCGCGTATGTTCGTCAGCGCAAGATATTTTAGAGCTTTATAGTCAAATGCGTACAAATAAAGTTGCGTTGGAACAATATCCTATTGCAACTGCGGATAGTCAGTTTAGCGCACGCATTTTTTATACCTTGCAAGCACTAAGTGCGGGTGAATTATCTAATGTTTTATTATTTGAAACTTCAGAAAAATCCCGTTATGCAGAGTTGTCTGCTACAAATAAAATTCAACAATGGGCGGAAGAACAAGGGCTAGATAAGCCGTTATTTATTCAAACTGAAAATTCAGAAAGAGTAAAAGAACAAATTCAAGATGCGATTGAATTGACGGAAGAATATGGTGTTTTTACCTATCCTTACGTTGTCATTGGGGGAAAATATGTACTCACGGCGAGCACGCTTTATAACGATGATTATAGCGTGGCTGTGCTAGATTTTTTGGTAAATAAAATAGAACAGGAACAAAAGTGA
- the purF gene encoding amidophosphoribosyltransferase has translation MCGIVGIVSQSPVNESIYAALTLLQHRGQDAAGIVTLDDENRFRLRKANGLVSDVFRQEHMLRLQGNAGLGHVRYPTAGSSSVSEAQPFYVNSPYGVTLVHNGNLTNSVELKEKVFKTARRHVNTNSDSELLLNILANHLDHISQAYLDPQDIFYAVRKTHNDVRGAYACLAMIIGHGMVAFRDPLGIRPLVLGKREENGKTEYMFASETVALDIVGFDFVRDIAPGEAVYVTFDGELYSQQCAESAVLNPCIFEYVYFARPDSTIDGVSVYAARVHMGEKLGQKIAKEWADEIDNIDVVIPVPETSTDIALQIARVLGKPYRQGFVKNRYVGRTFIMPGQAQRISSVRRKLNTIKAEFKDKNVLLVDDSIVRGTTSEQIVEMTRSAGAKKIYFASAAPEIRYPNVYGIDMPSRDELIAYGRNVDEIAHLIGVDKLIFQDLTALTESVQLENPAIRGFDCSVFTGEYITGDITPEYLEKIASQRNDSAKKKREKQASNLEIYNEQ, from the coding sequence ATGTGTGGTATTGTCGGTATTGTTAGCCAAAGTCCGGTTAATGAATCTATTTATGCAGCATTAACTCTTTTGCAACATCGTGGGCAAGATGCTGCGGGCATTGTGACGCTTGACGATGAAAATCGTTTCCGCTTACGTAAAGCTAATGGTTTAGTGAGTGATGTGTTCCGTCAAGAGCATATGCTACGGTTGCAAGGAAATGCTGGATTAGGGCATGTTCGCTATCCTACAGCGGGGAGTTCTAGCGTCTCAGAGGCGCAGCCTTTTTATGTGAATTCTCCCTATGGTGTCACTTTGGTGCATAACGGCAATTTAACCAACTCAGTGGAGTTAAAAGAAAAAGTCTTTAAAACAGCTCGTCGCCATGTAAACACGAATTCAGATTCCGAACTTCTTCTTAATATTCTCGCCAACCATCTCGATCATATTTCTCAAGCTTACCTTGACCCACAAGATATTTTCTATGCCGTTCGTAAAACTCATAACGATGTTCGTGGTGCTTATGCTTGCTTAGCGATGATTATTGGGCATGGTATGGTTGCGTTTCGTGATCCTTTGGGTATTCGTCCTTTGGTGTTGGGTAAACGTGAAGAAAATGGCAAAACCGAGTATATGTTTGCCTCTGAAACAGTAGCCTTAGATATTGTGGGTTTTGATTTTGTTCGCGATATTGCCCCAGGTGAAGCCGTTTATGTGACGTTTGATGGCGAGCTTTATTCGCAACAATGTGCCGAAAGTGCGGTGTTAAATCCTTGTATTTTTGAGTATGTTTATTTCGCACGCCCAGATTCAACAATTGATGGCGTCTCTGTTTATGCTGCACGTGTTCACATGGGCGAAAAACTCGGACAAAAAATTGCAAAAGAATGGGCAGATGAAATTGATAATATTGATGTGGTGATTCCTGTTCCTGAAACTTCCACAGATATTGCGTTACAAATAGCTCGTGTACTAGGGAAACCTTATCGCCAAGGATTTGTGAAAAATCGCTATGTTGGTCGTACGTTTATTATGCCTGGACAAGCACAGCGTATTAGTTCTGTTCGTCGCAAATTGAATACCATCAAAGCTGAATTTAAAGATAAAAACGTCTTATTGGTGGACGATTCTATCGTTCGCGGTACAACCTCTGAGCAAATTGTTGAAATGACTCGCTCAGCTGGCGCGAAGAAAATTTACTTTGCCTCTGCAGCCCCAGAAATTCGTTATCCGAATGTATATGGTATTGATATGCCGAGCCGCGATGAATTGATCGCTTACGGTCGAAATGTTGATGAAATTGCGCATTTGATTGGCGTTGATAAACTAATTTTCCAAGATTTGACCGCACTTACCGAATCTGTTCAATTAGAAAATCCAGCTATTCGAGGGTTTGATTGTTCAGTGTTCACAGGCGAATACATTACAGGTGACATTACGCCAGAATATTTAGAGAAAATCGCAAGTCAACGGAACGATAGTGCAAAGAAAAAACGTGAAAAACAAGCATCTAATCTTGAAATTTATAATGAACAATAA
- the argR gene encoding transcriptional regulator ArgR, whose protein sequence is MTDNLTRAFKELLNQERFGSQSEIVDALKKQGFTGINQSKISRMLTKFGAVRTRNTKMEMIYCLPGELSVPNTSSPLKNLVLDVDYNDMLIVIKTSPGAAQLIARLLDSIGKSEGILGTIAGDDTIFITPTRGTKIVDLLKNVQRLFENAL, encoded by the coding sequence ATGACTGACAATTTAACTCGCGCTTTTAAAGAATTACTCAATCAAGAACGCTTTGGCTCTCAAAGTGAGATTGTCGATGCCTTAAAAAAACAAGGCTTTACAGGCATTAATCAATCAAAAATATCAAGAATGCTCACCAAATTTGGTGCTGTTCGCACCCGTAATACCAAAATGGAAATGATCTATTGCTTACCGGGTGAATTAAGCGTTCCTAATACCAGTAGCCCATTAAAAAATCTTGTATTAGACGTTGATTACAATGATATGTTAATTGTCATTAAGACTTCTCCAGGTGCGGCACAACTCATCGCTCGCTTGCTCGATTCAATTGGAAAATCAGAAGGCATCTTAGGCACTATCGCTGGCGATGACACAATTTTTATCACACCAACGCGTGGTACAAAAATTGTCGATTTACTCAAAAATGTTCAACGTTTATTTGAAAACGCGTTGTAA
- the dsbC gene encoding bifunctional protein-disulfide isomerase/oxidoreductase DsbC — protein sequence MKKIFTALLCVAAANAMANDAIIKSKLQSLGASNIDVKSSPISGIKTAVTDQGVLYVTEDGKYAFQGKLYELTNSGPVDVAGKILVDKLNSYKNEMIVYPAKNEKHVVTVFMDITCHYCHLLHQQLKEYNDLGITVRYLAFPRAGMNNQTAKQMEAIWTDKDPVFALNEAEKGNLPKEVKTPNVVKKHYELGAQFGVNGTPSIVTSTGELIGGYLKPADLLSALEETAK from the coding sequence ATGAAGAAAATTTTTACCGCACTTTTGTGCGTGGCTGCGGCTAATGCAATGGCAAACGATGCCATAATTAAAAGCAAATTACAGTCTCTTGGCGCATCCAATATTGATGTGAAATCCTCGCCAATTTCAGGTATCAAAACTGCCGTAACAGATCAAGGTGTGCTTTATGTGACGGAAGATGGAAAATATGCTTTTCAAGGTAAACTTTACGAGCTCACAAATAGTGGTCCTGTTGATGTAGCGGGTAAAATTTTAGTGGATAAACTTAATTCTTATAAAAATGAGATGATTGTTTATCCCGCTAAAAATGAAAAGCATGTTGTGACGGTATTTATGGATATTACTTGCCATTATTGCCATTTATTACATCAGCAATTAAAAGAATATAACGATCTTGGTATTACCGTGCGTTATTTAGCTTTCCCTCGTGCGGGCATGAATAACCAAACTGCAAAACAAATGGAAGCAATTTGGACGGATAAAGATCCTGTTTTTGCTTTAAATGAAGCAGAAAAAGGCAATTTACCGAAAGAAGTTAAAACCCCAAATGTTGTGAAAAAGCATTATGAATTAGGTGCGCAATTTGGCGTAAATGGCACACCAAGTATTGTTACCTCAACTGGTGAGCTTATTGGCGGTTATTTAAAACCAGCTGATTTATTGAGCGCACTTGAAGAAACAGCGAAATAA
- the mdh gene encoding malate dehydrogenase codes for MKVAVLGAAGGIGQALALLLKLQLPAGSDLALYDIAPVTPGVAVDVSHIPTAVNVKGFSGEDPTPALEGADVVLISAGVARKPGMDRSDLFNINAGIVRGLIEKVAVTCPKACVGIITNPVNTTVAIAAEVLKKAGVYDKRKLFGVTTLDVLRSETFVAELKGLNVSRTSVPVIGGHSGVTILPLLSQVQYAEWNEDEIEPLTKRIQNAGTEVVNAKAGGGSATLSMAQAAARFARSLVKGLSGETVVECTYVEGDGKYARFFSQPVRLGKEGVEEILPIGPLSNFEQQALENMLPTLRADIELGEKFING; via the coding sequence ATGAAAGTTGCAGTATTAGGCGCCGCAGGCGGTATTGGTCAAGCATTAGCGTTATTACTAAAACTTCAGTTGCCTGCTGGTTCAGATTTAGCATTATATGATATTGCCCCTGTTACCCCAGGTGTTGCAGTGGATGTGAGCCATATTCCAACTGCAGTGAATGTGAAAGGTTTTTCTGGTGAAGATCCAACGCCAGCACTTGAAGGTGCGGATGTTGTATTAATTTCTGCTGGTGTTGCGCGTAAACCTGGTATGGATCGTTCAGATTTATTCAATATTAATGCAGGCATTGTTCGTGGTTTAATTGAAAAAGTCGCGGTTACTTGCCCGAAAGCGTGCGTTGGTATCATCACTAACCCAGTAAATACTACCGTTGCGATTGCTGCAGAAGTATTGAAAAAAGCAGGCGTTTACGACAAACGTAAATTATTTGGTGTAACAACTTTAGACGTGTTACGTTCTGAAACTTTTGTGGCTGAATTAAAAGGTTTAAATGTTTCTCGTACGAGCGTTCCTGTTATTGGTGGTCACTCAGGTGTAACTATTCTTCCATTACTTTCTCAAGTTCAATATGCTGAATGGAATGAAGATGAAATCGAACCATTAACAAAACGTATACAAAATGCAGGTACAGAAGTGGTCAATGCAAAAGCGGGTGGTGGTTCTGCAACTCTTTCAATGGCGCAAGCTGCAGCGCGTTTTGCTCGTTCTTTAGTGAAAGGATTAAGTGGCGAGACGGTTGTTGAATGTACTTATGTTGAAGGTGACGGCAAATATGCTCGTTTCTTCTCTCAGCCAGTTCGTTTAGGTAAAGAAGGTGTAGAAGAAATTTTACCAATTGGCCCATTAAGCAATTTTGAACAACAAGCCTTAGAAAATATGTTGCCGACTTTACGTGCAGATATTGAATTAGGTGAAAAATTTATTAATGGTTAA
- the lysS gene encoding lysine--tRNA ligase: MSEQEVKELDLNGEMLVRREKLAALRAKGNAFPNKFRRDALAQDLHNQYDAEDGEILKEKNVEVQVAGRIMTRRAMGKATFITIQDMSGKIQLYVARDNLPEGVYKDDVGTWDLGDIVGVKGTLFKTKTDELTVKTTEVQLLTKALRPLPDKFHGLTDQEVRYRQRYLDLISNEESRRTFIIRSKVVAGIREYFISKGFMEVETPMLQVIPGGASARPFVTHHNALDVDMYLRIAPELYLKRLVVGGFERVFELNRNFRNEGVSVRHNPEFTMLEYYQAYADYHDLMDNTEELLRKLAIDILGTTIVKYGEYEFDFGKPFERITLHDATIKYGADKGIVKEDLYDFDRAKATAERLGIEVQKSWGLGSIVNAIFEEVAEHHLIQPTFLMAHPAEISPLARRNDENPDVTDRFELFIGGREIGNGFSELNDAEDQNERFDAQVAAKEAGDDEAMFKDEDFVVALEHGLPPTAGEGLGIDRLAMLYANAPSIRDVILFPAMRQK, translated from the coding sequence ATGTCAGAACAAGAAGTTAAAGAATTAGATCTCAATGGCGAAATGCTCGTTCGTCGTGAAAAATTAGCCGCATTACGTGCAAAAGGTAATGCATTTCCAAACAAATTTCGTCGTGATGCTCTCGCACAAGATTTGCACAATCAATATGATGCAGAAGACGGTGAAATCTTAAAAGAGAAAAACGTTGAAGTACAAGTTGCTGGCCGTATTATGACTCGCCGTGCAATGGGTAAGGCGACGTTTATCACCATTCAAGATATGAGCGGTAAAATCCAGCTTTATGTTGCACGCGATAATTTGCCTGAAGGCGTTTATAAAGATGACGTTGGTACTTGGGATTTAGGTGACATCGTTGGCGTTAAAGGCACTTTATTTAAAACAAAAACAGATGAACTCACCGTTAAAACCACTGAAGTTCAACTTTTAACTAAAGCTCTTCGCCCATTACCAGACAAATTCCATGGTTTAACCGACCAAGAAGTTCGCTATCGCCAACGTTATTTAGATTTAATTTCTAACGAAGAATCTCGCCGCACTTTTATTATTCGTTCTAAAGTTGTCGCGGGTATTCGTGAATATTTCATTTCTAAAGGTTTTATGGAAGTGGAAACGCCAATGTTACAAGTGATTCCAGGCGGTGCATCTGCGCGTCCTTTCGTAACCCATCACAATGCATTAGATGTGGATATGTATTTACGTATCGCACCTGAACTTTATTTAAAACGCTTAGTCGTTGGTGGATTTGAACGAGTATTTGAATTAAACCGTAACTTCCGTAATGAAGGGGTTTCTGTTCGCCATAATCCAGAATTTACCATGCTTGAATACTACCAAGCTTATGCGGACTACCATGATTTAATGGATAATACCGAAGAACTTCTTCGTAAATTAGCGATTGATATTCTTGGTACTACTATTGTGAAATACGGTGAATACGAATTTGATTTTGGTAAACCATTCGAACGTATTACGTTACACGATGCAACCATTAAATACGGTGCAGACAAAGGTATCGTAAAAGAAGATTTATATGATTTTGATCGTGCAAAAGCCACGGCTGAACGCTTAGGTATTGAAGTACAAAAATCTTGGGGTTTAGGTAGCATTGTCAATGCAATCTTTGAAGAAGTGGCTGAACATCACTTAATTCAACCAACATTCTTAATGGCTCACCCTGCGGAAATTTCGCCACTTGCACGTCGTAATGATGAAAACCCAGATGTTACAGATCGCTTTGAACTCTTTATCGGCGGTCGTGAAATCGGTAATGGTTTCTCAGAATTAAATGACGCGGAAGATCAAAATGAACGTTTTGATGCACAAGTCGCTGCGAAAGAAGCTGGCGATGATGAAGCAATGTTTAAAGATGAAGACTTTGTTGTTGCGCTAGAACACGGCTTACCACCAACAGCTGGTGAAGGTTTAGGTATCGACCGTTTAGCGATGCTTTATGCGAATGCACCATCAATTCGTGATGTTATCTTATTCCCGGCAATGCGTCAGAAATAA
- a CDS encoding TIGR01777 family oxidoreductase — translation MNILLTGGTGLIGKALVEQLCLRNEQVTILTRSSTPYTISKQKNIKFITALSQLDLQEQFDAIINLAGEPIFHKAWTKNQKSILRESRLSLTSQLVKFINQYQQHPIFISGSATGIYGDQDEQKITETSKTAKTFTAQLCQDWENIARQANGRVCLIRTGMVFSKKGGALAQILPLYKWGLGGKLGNGEQYFPWIALEDMVNGILFLLDHSKCQGSFNFTAPNPIKQHKFNRTLAGILKRPAFAIIPKWLLHFILGERANLLLESQNVVPEKLLNAGFQFRYSDCENYLKDILKNK, via the coding sequence ATGAACATCTTATTAACTGGAGGCACGGGACTTATCGGCAAAGCACTTGTTGAACAACTCTGCTTACGCAATGAACAAGTAACGATCTTAACGCGCTCAAGTACGCCGTACACTATCTCAAAACAAAAAAACATCAAATTTATTACCGCACTTTCCCAACTAGATTTACAAGAACAGTTTGATGCCATTATCAATCTTGCTGGTGAGCCGATTTTTCATAAAGCTTGGACGAAAAACCAGAAATCTATTTTACGAGAAAGTCGTTTAAGCCTCACTAGCCAACTGGTTAAATTCATTAATCAATATCAGCAACACCCTATTTTTATTTCAGGTTCAGCGACTGGAATTTACGGCGATCAAGACGAACAAAAAATTACCGAAACAAGCAAAACCGCAAAAACTTTCACCGCACAATTATGCCAAGATTGGGAAAATATTGCGCGACAAGCTAATGGGAGGGTTTGTTTGATTCGAACAGGTATGGTCTTTTCTAAGAAAGGAGGCGCCCTTGCTCAAATATTGCCTTTATATAAATGGGGACTTGGTGGTAAACTGGGCAATGGGGAGCAATATTTTCCCTGGATTGCTTTGGAAGATATGGTCAATGGCATTTTATTTTTACTCGATCATTCAAAGTGCCAAGGCTCATTTAACTTCACCGCCCCGAATCCCATAAAACAGCATAAATTTAACCGCACTTTGGCTGGAATATTAAAGCGCCCTGCCTTTGCAATCATTCCAAAATGGCTATTACATTTCATTCTTGGCGAACGAGCGAATCTATTACTCGAAAGCCAAAACGTTGTGCCTGAAAAATTACTCAACGCTGGATTCCAATTTCGATATTCTGATTGCGAAAACTATCTAAAAGATATCCTAAAAAACAAATAA